In Brassica napus cultivar Da-Ae chromosome A3, Da-Ae, whole genome shotgun sequence, the sequence AGCACATTGCTTCTCTCAAGGCCTTGCTGTTATTGATGTAATGATCACAATCAAGATTCAAGATGAAAGGTCCATTTGTAAGGACTGCCGAAACTCTAACCTGTTCATTTGAAAAGTATCCCGGTTAGCTAACTAGCCGGTTaggctaacaaaaaaaaagtcagtgAACAAAGAAGTCAAAATCCGAGATCAGAAACATACAAGTGCATTCATAGCACCAGCCTTTTTGTGGTGCTGGAATCCTGGTCGCTTTTCTCGAGAAACATACACCAAACGCGGAAGCTCATTGCCCTCTGCATCAAGCCCACCGTTTTGCCCTAAGAAAACCTGCATTCAACAAATGCTACTTCAACAATGAACTGCCAGAGAGAGAAAACGAGAGCATATTCGATTTCCTTAAAACCCAATTTCATTTACCTGGATCATTCCTGGATGGTCTCTTGTATTATTTCCAGGCCATGGTGTGCCATCTTGCATAACCCACCCTTCTTCAGGACATTTAAGGGCCTTAGAAACAAGTGCATTGATTCGGATCTTAAATTCCTCATATTCCCTCTGCAAGAAAATAGAAGGTCAATATATGATAGACTCAAATAACAATGAGGGTGTGACTACATGGCGAAAACTAGAAACATACCTTCATAGCTCTACGATCTTTGACAAATGATGTCTGAACTTTATCCTTCAGATAATCTATTTTCGCAGCAAAATACCATTCTGGTGCGCGAGGCTCAATGCTATATTTCTTGCAGAATGGTACCCATTTACGAGCAAACTCTGATGTTTCTGCAAGTGCTTCAAATGATAACATAGCAGCACCATCATCAGAAACATAACAGGACACCTTGTCAACCGGGTAGTCAACAGCCAAAATAGAGAGCACTGTGTTAGCAGTCACAAGGGGTGGCTCCTTCAAGGGGTCAACAGTACTCACGAAGATGTCCACAGCCGCTAGCTGTGAAGGCTCACCTTCACGATCATATCTGTTTCAAAATTGAGCATGACCAGATTAATATGGGAACTAGTATAGGGAGTCAAATTTTTTGAGTAATTGCCTCAGAAGAATGGGGAAATAGAACATACCTTAAAGCAAGCCTATCTAGGTAGGTTTCACGGTTGACAGGAAACCATTTGGGAAACTGATCCAAAATCCAGGAAAAGGCAAACCAGATCTCACATATCACTGAGATCAGCCACAGAGTGAAGGCATTTGGCACTGGATTTGTTATACGGTAGTGCAAGAAGAGACATAGAATGACAAGACGCAACATAATAACCATTCGGTAAGGATTGATCCTTGATGAAGGAATCGAAACTTTCCTCGACAGAGGCTGTCTCGCTTCGTCATTcctgtattaaaaaaaaaaaggaaaataagcATCAAGACACTGCTAGATAGGAAGGTGCTTAGATTATGCAATTACGaatcaaaagagaaaacaaaacaaggACTCACAGCAAAGCCTCATCTGCGAGGATATCAGTGCTGGCATCAATATCTCCTCCACCTCTTTCAGAAGCAGCCTGGGTGCTCACAGGACCACCATTATTCTTCTCCTGCTTCATTTTCCAGCCATCAACTCTCTCCTTCCAAGCTACATTCCCTAGTCCAACAGGATCCGAAATCCTTCTATGTGCTACACCACGAATGAAAACATAGTTCACTGTCAGAGCTTTGACGTAAAAAAACGCCTAGCTAGGCAATGTAATAGCCAGATAATAAGGATATTTACGTGATTGATTGATATCAGATGAATAGGGAAGGCGCTTTCCACCACCAATGGTAGAAGAAACAGAGAGGCGTTCAGGCGAGGCAGCAGAAAACTCTCCTGAAGTCTgtaaaaaaaagcaaaagacaCACAAATCATATTCCAAATCTGTGAATTGCTAATGAATGTCAATGCCTTACCTCTTGTCTACTGGTGAGACGAGGGAGATGATTATGAGAAACCTCTTTGTCATACTCAGGCTGCCCCATCTCCTCTCCTTTGCCACGTGTAAGATGCCACCCAAGCATCCTCTCCGAAATCTTCTCCTTCTGCGGGTAGCTTAACTCAACAGTTGCTTCATCAGCGAAGACATCCTCATCTTTATCACCAGGAATAGCAGGACTCCCTAGAAATCAACAAACTATAGTAAGACTTATCCATAGCTTTCAAGAACACTCAGATCATAAAGGAATAATCTAACCCTTGTGCCTCTTGTAAGTGGTTTTGCACTGAGGACAAGATTGATTCCCATCCTTCCTCTCAAACTCATAGCAAGGCCTGCAAACCGGGAATCCACAAACATCACACGCCACGAACCGGTCTCCATCAACAGTCTTGCCTACATTGTCACTACAGATCTGGCATATCTGGCCGCCGACGCTCGTCATCGGCTTACCCTACCAATAATCAAGGCGAATCACACATTCCAAATTTAGAAACCTTACTTAAATCAGATCTCTACAGTACTCAAATCAGATTCTATGCGAACATACCGCGGTTTCTCCTTCGGATTCCATATACGATCAACGAATCGTAGGGAGAGTTCAAATCTGCTGGGGATAAGCGAAATGCGATTAGATCTGAGGAGATCGGAGTGAGAAGAGAAGTCAAAATCTGAGAAAGGAGAGTGAAAGCTTACCATGAGTATATGTGACTCTTCAGATCTCTTTGAATCTGTGATTCTCTTAAAGAGAGAGTATATGTAAGTAAGTAAGCAAGGGAGAACGAATCTTTAGATGGCTCTTTCGATATGCAAGCTGCTCCTTTGTCTCTGCTCGTCActcttcaattttttaaaatatttatatttgtaacAAATCATATCCGTcggtagaaaaataaataaatcattttcatAGCCAGCCAAGCATGAAGCAACCACCACCTGACCACCACCACCGACAACTCCACGgtaatttttttagttactGAATTACAGTGTCAGTAAAAAGTGAAAAAAGCGCTAAGGATGATGAAGATGACAATAACTGGGCCAACATTAAAGGCCCAATAAAGCGCGTGAATTGGTTTGTTTACGGTTCATGTTCTTATCTCAAAACCTAATACGGACTAAACCGGATCGAACCGAGTCCAATAATTGGTAAAACTGTAGGTCTTCTGCATGTGGGCAGTGGACAGAGAGAGACAGACTGTAAGTTGACGAAAGGGAGAAAATGGCAAACATTTGAATCCCAAAGAGCGCCACTATCTCTTCGCTACCCGACAAATCTTCCCTCCTTTTTCACGCCTCCCTTGTCCCTCTCTCTATACCTTCTTCCTCCGCATCGTAACTCGTAAAACCCTACAATCCTCTCCATAAAGAAACCATCCTCTGTTTCTCCCCCTTTCTTCTCCTCTGCGATCTGAGCGTTTGTTCCTCTCTACCTAATCAAATTCAGGTCAGTGGATTCTATGTTTTATCTATGTTTTTGTAGATCTTATGATCTGAGTTtgatggtgttttttttttgtatgggtTCTTCATCTGAATGCCAAAAGTTATTGAATTTCGATTACAAGTTCGTAAAGTTCGAATTTTTACTTAGAAAAATGAATACTTTCGAATCcaatttcatgatttttttttcctccagATCATATTATTGTCTTCCCCTTTGTGTCACTTGTGACAGCTCTTCAAGATATTTTTGCCggattttgtttaattttgctCAGGTTGGTTTGGTGTTTTTGCTTGATCATTGTTTTAACCAGTGATTCTCTTTACCTTTTGTAGATGGATTCTCCTACAGAAGAAACTAGACTTGAGATCTCTGGCGATACACGCGAGTGGTCAGAGAATTCGCTTGAAGAAGTCTCATCAGGTACGTGAATCTTGTCTAATTCATTCATGTCTCTTCGTtgattgtgttttgtttttgttaatatgtttTACATCAAACTCTCAGGGTTAGACCAAGGTGCCTCTTCCCCTGTAACTCCAGAGTCTGACAGATTACATGCAGCTCTCAGCTTTGGAAACGGAAGTTCAGATGTTTCTCCAAATCATGAGTCTGACTCTTCTTACTCCGAGTTAGACTCGGAAGCTGAGGCCTTTTACTCATCTCTTAACCACCAGCTGGTCTCATCAGGGACGATGGATGGTCTTGAGTTAGGTGAGAAGCCAATGAGCTACAGCGAACTGGTGAAGAAGCTTGGTCAATTCGAGGAAGAGCTCAGGACTAAAAGCCTAAAGCTCCAAGAATCTGAACAAGAGATTGAAAAACTAAAGGGTGAGGCTGAGAAGAGAGACTATGATGCTCTTCTTGCTGAGCTTGAAGCTGCAAGGAGGGAGATAGAGGCAAAGGACGCAGACATTGAGACTGAGAAAAGGCGAGCCCTGGAGATGCAAGGACAGGTGGTTGATTTGGAATCTCAGCTCTCAGACTTGCGTTTCAATGTAGGGAATGTAGTGGACGAGCTTCATGCGAGTAAAGAGTGTTTAGCTGCAGCAGATGCTGAGATCTCAAAGCTCTCTACCGAAAAAACAAAGCTGGAGAGTGATGTTTCTAGTTTCTTAGAGAAGCAAACCTTCTTGGAAGATCAGATTAAGCGTTCTGACGCAGAGAAAATGGAGATGAAGAGCAACGAGGTGAAGCTGGAAGCTGAGATCAATGCATTGAAGACAGGCTTAGCATCAAGAGATGAGCGTATTGAAGCGTTGAACAAGGACTTCGATAAGCATAAGCTGAGGTACGACATGTTGATGGCAGAGAGAGATGGAGTTTGCGCTGAAGTAGACAATCTAAAAGCGGAGATGAGGGCAAGAGACATCCAAATCAAGCAAATGGAGGAGCGAGTTAACCAGCTTGTGTCTGAATCAGGAAATGCTAAGAACACTGTGGAAGAGCTGAGGGAGATGGTTAAAGAACTGGAGAAGCAAGCAGAGTTGCAGAGGTATGCGATATCAGAAGGTGAGGAAGAGAAACGAGAGGCGATAAGACAGCTTTGTTACTCTCTGGATCATTACAAAAGCGGATACAGACAGCTTCTGCGGTTTCTCTCGGGCAACAAAAAGCAACATCAGGCAACAATGGTCGTTTGATTTAGATGAATGCTCTATCTCCCCTTTGCTTATTCCTTATACCATTAATATGTCTTCCTTTGTCCCATACTGTGTGTTCTCTTTCGTGTCAGACATTTAGTATCTACAAGTTACTGTTTATTATTTCATGCTGATGTCATCATGACGCAAAGCCTGGGTATTAAAAGCTTAGAGAAGAAAAAGTCAAAAGGCCAAAGACAAACCGAATCCTCCAATATCTCAACTTGGTTGACTCTCTCCCAATATAAGAGTTGGAGTTAATGTGAAATGCTGATAAAAGCTTTTTTGAATCTTATTACTGAATTACTATGGACATTTATTACtgatttattatatgttttgtcAAAAGGTATTTGAATGAACACTGCATCTTcgactaaaatataaatgatagaaactaaacaaaaattgaagggcaattgtcaataatagcacattttgaagtttatgtctcaaaaatgacactagaaggagaaagtcataaaaatgacattcattaaagggtaaaatatctctaatacccttggtttaaaattaaataaacaaataaaaataaataaaaataaataaaaaaataaaaaaaaaaataaaaaaaaaaaattatagtttcagattatatgttttcagattcgaaatttttataatttttttttttgaattttttttttcgattttttttatttttttttaattttctttttataatttaaaaatactttttgaaactgtttttaaaatttttatttttattttagtatttattttttataaaattttaaactctaattccaaaactccactccttaactctaaaccctaaagtttggattaattaactcaaggggtataagtgtatatttacctctttaatgaaacttatttttgtgactttgagagcatctccaatgtattaccccattttttactccaaaatggtgtaacaccaaaatggagtaaggttttactccaatgtattactccattttctactccaaaaataatatttcttaaataatttcatttttattttattaataattgcaaataaaatcttatacttataaaaatttaccaattaaccccaattattttatgtttacgataataattaaaatataaattatttaaattaaatatttattattaaaaagtacaagaaatcattaaaaaagacaacatatatataggttCAACAATGagcattagaatatttttcccacaaatgatcaactaatgcatttcgtaatgaaaaatgagcttctttatttttgatattcctaaatcgagcaagaaaattttgaaatcggacattttcatcttctgcaaTTTCAATATATGGAGGTGGAGCTTCTCTTTCAAGTTCAATTGGTGCATCAAGTTCACGCTcattttcatcttctgcaatttcatgttattgtatcattttaaatattatttaagtaaaaaatagaaacattaaagattcaaaggatcattttataaataaaaaatgttcaactccaaaatggagtaatgagtaagattactccataaatggagtaaccctagccattactccatttttaactccaaaatggagtggggttggagaagattttactccataatgatgtttggagttgaaaatggagtagggttggagatgccctgaacgagtgctactttgggaacaaaaacttggtttggtgctatcctagtctttttctcaaaattgaACCAAGAATTAATATGATTTGAACGAGTCTGTTTTTTATAATGCTGATTCCAATTCTATTTCGTGTTACAAGTTTGTGCTTGGTcaaatcatttattattttatttctttaaatagtATAATAATATCAGACCATATCATTTCAAGATTGGTCATGATCTGCATGACTTTGTTTCTAACTAACTAAAGAGAATAGACATGAAAATTTCGAAACTTCAACTTTGAGAGAGTCCATTGCGTCTCATTTTCTCATTCTGTATTGTGTAAACACACATGCTTGAGTGCGTAATTATGCATCCCCATGCaaataaagttatatatatataatttatactatttacactatatattattagtttattattatGGGTATTAGGTTGTAAATGTGTTTGCATGTGTGAAATGACTTTAGCAAGACTGCTGGCGACGAACTTTATTAGTTAGAAACAACAGATAATCATTTAAAGATAGCTAAAAAGAAAAGGTTCACATATGccctttaaatttcttttttttcttgaaaaagggCATGCATGCCCTTTAAATTTCACttttaatgatttcttaattAAGGTTTTGTACGCAAATATAGCTAAGACGTGTTTGGATATAAGTAAATTGCTTTGTGTTGTCAGATGTAAACGGTAATTCTATGATTTCTTGCTTTGAACTTATGCTTATCTATTGGAGATATAAATGTAGCAAAGACAAATAGTTTTGATAactaacaaataaatcaaatgtTAATTGAGACTTACACTTATAATTAGGGATTCAAAACTTCTTGATCactaacaaataaatcaaagatTCGTGAAAGTTCTTTTGCAAAAGAAGCTAAGAATCGAAACATCATTGTTCTCATGTAGCTCATACCGGATTAGATAGAGGTGGTTTTTGGAACCAGTTTTTCCAGTTTTTTAGCAGCTAAAACTTGATCTTATTGTATGGatagtttgacaaaaaaatcaaaagtgtTTTTAGAATGAGAAGTGGCTCTCAAGTAATATAATTAtacatttgaaaaattaatttgactttttaaataaaataggtTCTTGTTCATGCCTTGAAGTTTAGTAACATCTACAAGAAAATAGTAGTGGTCCCAAATATAGAAGACTGAATACATATATGAAGTTGAGAAGACTTGAATGATAAATGAacttgatttgatttgagaacCGTATCCACATAGTCATTGGACTAGGCAGAGAAAACAAATGTAGAAGTCACCTCTATAGGAGGACTCCACAACCAAAGGTTTGACTTCTTCTTCGGAATCACAAAGCCAAAACGATAATCTGGAAAGGTAAATAGACAGCACAAAACGATAAAATACCGAGTCTGCTGCCGACCATTAAccttaatatttttcaaaaataaaattggtTAATATAATGTCCAGACAGATCGTTaataatgtaataaaattacCCAAAAAGTATTattaagaaaatgaagaaaaaacttTTATTGACACGGAAAAATAGAGACTTTTCTCAGAAGAGAAACATAGTAAAAAAACCTGTCCAAAGATTTGGCCTTTTGTCactgtttctcttctttctacTTCGTCCCCACGACATGAGATTCTTCTCTCTCTAGggcctctctctctatataatCTGAATCTTCTTGTCTTTcttctttcacaatctctcaACTTATAAGAGCTTAAGTTCTTGATTCCTCATGGATTCCTGTGACAAGATCTCATGGATCCTTGAATGATGTAATCTTTGCTTTCTCTCCATCCCGACCCGGATCCGTAACCAGCTCTCAGACCCGGTTTGTTACCATTTTTAAACCCCCATTGAAATTTAACTtctttttgtttcctttctccTCTTGATCATACCGTGTTGACCTTCAATCTTTTTTGGTCTCCGCTCCAATTCTCTGTAGATAGTTGAAGAACTTCTCAAAGTTTCCATCTTTATTCTATCTCTCTCATCAAGTTTTGATTCAGAAGATTGGATAAAGTCATCAGCTTTGGTACTAACCAATGGCGAGCAAGTCCGGGCAGAGAGTTCGGTTGGTGAAATGCCCCAAGTGCTTAAAGATTCTACAGGAAGACGAAGATGTTCCTGTTTATCAATGCGGTGGTTGCTCAGCCATTCTCCAaggtcatttttttttattataaagtctTTAACTTTACCATTTTGATTTCGCCTAAACATTAATGTGATCTTGAATTTTAATGCTGAGCTCAAACCAGTTGTgtagttctgtttttttttcttgtcatgATGTCTCTCTGTTATTGAACTTGTTTGTTTGCTTCTTTGGTTCAGCCAAAAGACGGAGCACTGCTCCAAAAACTGCACCAAGTGCAGGAGAAGCAGAGAGGGCTCAAGCAAGTGAGTCTTCAAACACTGCACCAAGTGCAGGAGAAACAAAAGGGGCTCAAGCTAGTGAGCTTCCAAGCACTCCACCAAGTGCAGGAGAAGCAGAGAGGGATCAAGCCAGTGAGCATCCAAACGCTGTACCAAGTGCAGGAGAAGCAGAGAGGGATCAAGCCAGTGAGTCTCCAAACGCTGCAACAAGTGGAGGAGAAGCAGAAGGGGTTCAAGCCAGTGAGTCTCCAAACGCTGCACCAAGTGCAGGAGAAGCAGAAGGGGCTCAAGCCAGTGAGCATCTAAACACTGCAACAAGTGGAGGAGAAGCAGAAGGGGTACAAGCCAGTGAGTCTCCAAACGCTGCACCAAGTGAAGGAGAAGCAGAAGGGGCGCAAGCCAGTGAGCATCTAAACACTGCAACAAGTGCAGGAGAAGCAGAGGGGGGTCAAGCCAGTGAGCcgccaagcgagcctgaaacCAACAATGTGTCCAGCAGCTCAGGGCAGGACACGGTTCTTGCTTCACCCTCAGGCCAAGAAGATGAGAAGGATCAGGATGGATCCATGGAGTCCACTGAGAAGCAGCTTGATGGCTTAGAGTTATCTCAAGGAGAGGAGAGGAATGAAATCCAACTGCGCGAACTCTCACTTGGTGATTCTGAcaagaatgaagaagaagacaactcCAGCAGGTTGAAGTCTGATATGAAATCCGTGGCTGGGACTAGCTCAGGAAGCTTGAATGATGATCCTGTGATGGAAGCAAGAAGAACTAGTGATTCGTCTAGTGATGCTTTCCACAAGCTTGAAGCTGAAATCTCTCCTGATGCTTCTCCAATTGAAGAGGAGCAACAAGACCAAGAAGATCATCTTTTTCAACCTCACAGGGACTCAACAGATGATCTTCCTGCAAACAAGACTTCTTCTGCATATGATGGGAGCAAGTCTTCCTCCGACGAAAGAGAAGACCAAGAAGAAAACCAACAATGGAATGCTCTTCAGAACATAAGATACCCTCAAACTTTCAAGGAGCAAGGTGGAAGTTCCTCATCTACTTTCTCTGACAAGAGGCCAAGTGGGACTACCACACACAAGGAACGGCATCAGTACAAGTCTCTGCAACTTGAGGGGCCAGGAGGACGTCTTGGAAGACAAGGGAGGAGACACGTCTCAGAACAACTTCGACCAGACGTGCCTTTATATCCGAGAGAACCATACGCACGTCTAAGCCCTTCTTCATATCCATCACACGATGTGTTTGATCGCTATTCCCGTGCACACTCGCTTCAAATGCCTCCTCCATACGAGGGTGTTGACCATATGTatcacaacaacaacacaagGGCAAGAGAACGGGGACAAGGGAGTAGGTTCTCAGGAGAGATGACGAACCATCCCGGTTGGTATTCAAGTCAGATGTATAGCTCTTACAGCTCATACTCCGCAAGTCCACAGAGACTAATGGAACAACAGCCTGAGTATTACCCGAGATGGAGCCATGAGATAGTCTCTGATGCTGAGGATCATCAGCGTACTAGACATGAGGCCCGTCTTCGTCGACAACAGCCTGTGGCCAAGCGTCATATCCGTCCAACGGCCGGTGGAGCCCCTTTCGTCACCTGTTACAGCTGCTCAGCAAACCTACAGCTTCCTGTAGACTTTCTCATTTTCAAGAGGAAGTATCATCTCCTCAGATGCGGCACTTGCACCACTGTTCTCAGATTCTCGCTTCAGTCCAGAACTCATTTAGTTCCTGCAGTAACACATGACATAAACGCTAACAGGAGTAGCAATCCCGAAAACCCGAGCTCCTCTGCTGCtcaggaagaggaagaggaagaggagataCCTGTGGCTAGAGGCTCACCGCTTCATCGGCTAATGGGATATTCTACTGTAAGCCAAGTCTTTAAAGCTTCTCAGCGTCCTCCTTCTGTGTAAGATCTCTCTGCTTCTTCTGATCAAGCAACGAGAAGCTATTGCATTTTTCTAGATCGATAGTTTTGCCATTGGTTTTATCATTCTTTGTCTCACATGTTTATAGGTAAAAAAGATTTGTTTCTGCACTTCTGTTTTAAGGTTAGAGAAAACCACAACACTTGTGCAAAATTATACACAAAAGATATATGTTGTATATACAGTCATCTAGCATATGTTTGTAACAATATTGAATTCAGCATTATTCCTAGTTTTTATCAATCTACTTTACCACTTGTAAGTGGAGTATATGAGTATGAACTTAGTTGAAGCTGTCCTTGTATCGATTCATCCTCCTGTTGGACACGACAGAGATTCGCTGATCCTGCAGCATGTTCAGGTTTGGAGCTAATAGTCTCGTGTACCGATCGAAATACAGAAGTTGCTTCATTAGAAGTGCAAACTCTCTCGGGAACTTCAGCCCATATGATTCGCTAACCCGAACCTATACAGAATAAATAAAACTTGTTTTCATCTGTATGCAAATCCTTAAAGCTCAAAACCAACTTGGTTAAACTTTCATCAATGCAACTTCTGAATGCTAACAAactttaatataaaaacaatttttttaaacagcTACGTCTAATTAATGCTTACCAGGTCGAGGAAAAGAGCATTCATCTGTCTCTCGTCCACAACTACGTTAGCAGCAACAGCAGTTCTGTCTGAGTTTGGTCCGCGAGCTGTAGCCACTACTATCTCTGTATCTAGTTCCTGCAAGAAGAGATTCACTTCTCCCCATAAGATTAGTGATACTTATCAACAGATGTAGCTGGCTAAAGAGAGCAAATCTTTAGTTTAGCCTTTTTACTCCAAATTTTGAAAGAGTATAAATTGCTTGCCTGCATAGAAGAGAACATCTTTTCCAAGTCTCTTGCAAAAGCTTTGGCATCAACATCTCTATTTGTGGCGCCCATTTGAATCAAAGCTGAGGCCATGGATTCATATTCTTCAGTTGCAATGGACGCTAAAAATACTTCCATAGCATCCCATGTTTTGGGTGATATTCGACCAACAATGCCTGAAAATAATGCGGACACTTACTTAAATATACCACATGTAAGAGCTACTGCACCAATTAGGATTGAGGAATAATGATTTACCAAAATCAAGAAACCCAATCCGACCATCACGCAACAGCCATAAGTTCCCTGCATGTACATCAGCATGGAAACTTTCACAAGAAAGTAAACTTCCAAACCTGCATGTTACATTCACAAGAAGATCAATTCACTAACCGCTACTTTTAAAGGAGGAggacaaatattattttcaatagtGAATTTCAAAGATCTTACCACACATTAAGAGCTGTGATAAGGCTGTTTTCAGGACTGGAAACGAGCGATCTTATGGAATCTAGATCAGTAAGAGGAACTCCATATAGCCTCTCCATTGTAAGCACCCGCCGGCTGCTGCAGTGCTTATACACTCTTGGAGCACTGGCTTGTCCTGACAACCCCATGGATTCAAGATATCTCTTAAATGATTCAATGTTTTGAGCCTCCTTGTTAAAATCTACTTCTTCAAGCATTGACTCACGAATGTCCTTGACAATACCAACCTATCAATAGGATTATATTGTGTAGAGAGAGTATCTTAGCGGCAACTGTAAAATTAAGACAGAGGAGACAGGAGTATACCAGTGAAGTACGGCTGAACTCAGGACTAAGGAACTCGAATATACGGGCAACAACGTAGATAAAGTT encodes:
- the LOC106428006 gene encoding uncharacterized aarF domain-containing protein kinase At5g05200, chloroplastic isoform X1, with amino-acid sequence MAVSAFRGARLPFLHQSQLPVARGSSKKMIGGRKSKSFAISAQYSQTQDLFTSRLQSRIENLPKLVEDIVQTSINTGPRGVLRLVQGVQAFVGVGGEWLNDISKLTRVSGGLPTEMQLGLLSPLYLRKLFERMGATYIKLGQFIASAPTLFPPEYVEEFQNCFDKAPPVPFEEIRKILQEELGRPIESVYEYVDPTPLASASIAQVHGARLRGSQEDVVIKILKPGIEDFLVADLNFIYVVARIFEFLSPEFSRTSLVGIVKDIRESMLEEVDFNKEAQNIESFKRYLESMGLSGQASAPRVYKHCSSRRVLTMERLYGVPLTDLDSIRSLVSSPENSLITALNVWFGSLLSCESFHADVHAGNLWLLRDGRIGFLDFGIVGRISPKTWDAMEVFLASIATEEYESMASALIQMGATNRDVDAKAFARDLEKMFSSMQELDTEIVVATARGPNSDRTAVAANVVVDERQMNALFLDLVRVSESYGLKFPREFALLMKQLLYFDRYTRLLAPNLNMLQDQRISVVSNRRMNRYKDSFN
- the LOC106428006 gene encoding uncharacterized aarF domain-containing protein kinase At5g05200, chloroplastic isoform X2, coding for MAVSAFRGARLPFLHQSQLPVARGSSKKMIGGRKSKSFAISAQYSQTQDLFTSRLQSRIENLPKLVEDIVQTSINTGPRGVLRLVQGVQAFVGVGGEWLNDISKLTRVSGGLPTEMQLGLLSPLYLRKLFERMGATYIKLGQFIASAPTLFPPEYVEEFQNCFDKAPPVPFEEIRKILQEELGRPIESVYEYVDPTPLASASIAQVHGARLRGSQEDVVIKILKPGIEDFLVADLNFIYVVARIFEFLSPEFSRTSLDIRESMLEEVDFNKEAQNIESFKRYLESMGLSGQASAPRVYKHCSSRRVLTMERLYGVPLTDLDSIRSLVSSPENSLITALNVWFGSLLSCESFHADVHAGNLWLLRDGRIGFLDFGIVGRISPKTWDAMEVFLASIATEEYESMASALIQMGATNRDVDAKAFARDLEKMFSSMQELDTEIVVATARGPNSDRTAVAANVVVDERQMNALFLDLVRVSESYGLKFPREFALLMKQLLYFDRYTRLLAPNLNMLQDQRISVVSNRRMNRYKDSFN